Proteins encoded together in one Mycobacterium simiae window:
- the rpsK gene encoding 30S ribosomal protein S11, with protein sequence MPPAKKAAASGPKKGQKTRKREKKNIPHGAAHIKSTFNNTIVSITDPQGNVIAWASSGHVGFKGSRKSTPFAAQLAAENAARKAQEHGVRKVDVFVKGPGSGRETAIRSLQAAGLEVGAISDVTPQPHNGCRPPKRRRV encoded by the coding sequence ATGCCACCAGCCAAGAAGGCAGCCGCGTCGGGCCCCAAGAAGGGGCAGAAGACTCGCAAGCGGGAAAAGAAGAACATCCCGCACGGCGCCGCGCACATCAAGAGCACGTTCAACAACACGATCGTGAGCATCACCGACCCGCAGGGCAACGTCATCGCCTGGGCGTCGTCGGGCCACGTCGGCTTCAAGGGCTCCCGCAAATCGACTCCGTTCGCCGCGCAGCTGGCCGCCGAGAACGCCGCCCGCAAGGCACAGGAGCACGGCGTGCGCAAGGTCGACGTGTTCGTGAAGGGCCCGGGCTCGGGCCGGGAGACCGCGATCCGCTCGCTGCAGGCCGCGGGCCTGGAGGTCGGCGCGATCTCCGACGTCACCCCGCAGCCGCACAACGGCTGCCGGCCGCCGAAGCGCAGAAGGGTCTAG
- the rpsM gene encoding 30S ribosomal protein S13: MARLVGVDLPRDKRMEIALTYIFGVGRTRSNEILAATGIDKDLRTRDLTDDQLTHLRDYIEANLKVEGDLRREVQADIRRKIEIGCYQGLRHRRGLPVRGQRTKTNARTRKGPKRTIAGKKKAR, translated from the coding sequence ATGGCTCGACTAGTAGGCGTCGATCTGCCGCGGGACAAGCGGATGGAGATCGCGCTGACCTATATCTTCGGCGTCGGCCGGACTCGTTCGAACGAGATTCTGGCAGCGACCGGGATCGACAAGGACCTGCGCACCAGGGACCTGACCGACGACCAGCTGACCCATCTGCGCGACTACATCGAGGCCAACCTCAAGGTCGAGGGTGACCTGCGCCGCGAGGTACAGGCAGACATCCGTCGCAAGATCGAGATCGGCTGCTACCAGGGTCTGCGGCACCGCCGCGGACTGCCGGTGCGTGGCCAGCGCACCAAGACCAATGCGCGCACCCGCAAGGGTCCCAAGCGCACCATCGCCGGCAAGAAGAAGGCCAGGTAA
- the rpmJ gene encoding 50S ribosomal protein L36, with product MKVNPSVKPICDKCRVIRRHGRVMVICSDPRHKQRQG from the coding sequence GTGAAGGTCAACCCCAGCGTGAAGCCGATTTGCGACAAGTGCAGGGTGATCCGTCGGCACGGGCGGGTCATGGTGATCTGCTCCGATCCGCGCCACAAGCAGCGTCAGGGCTAG
- the infA gene encoding translation initiation factor IF-1 produces MAKKDGAIEVEGRVVEPLPNAMFRIELENGHKVLAHISGKMRQHYIRILPEDRVVVELSPYDLSRGRIVYRYK; encoded by the coding sequence ATGGCCAAGAAGGATGGCGCCATCGAGGTCGAGGGCCGCGTGGTCGAGCCTCTGCCCAATGCGATGTTCCGCATTGAGCTGGAGAACGGTCACAAGGTGCTTGCCCACATCAGCGGCAAGATGCGGCAGCACTACATCCGCATCCTGCCCGAGGACCGGGTGGTCGTGGAGCTTTCGCCCTATGACCTGTCCCGGGGCCGCATTGTGTACCGGTACAAATGA
- a CDS encoding FAD-dependent oxidoreductase: MTSPLDGAALSRKPVILTVDDDPSVSRAVARDLRRKYGEEHRIVRAESGQEALDVLKQLKLRGETVATLIADYRMPQMTGIEFLEQAMDLYPLARRILLTAYADTHAAIDAINVVDLDHYLLKPWDPPEEKLYPVVDALLEAWRAAPEHPVPHTKVIGHRWSARSWEVRDFLARNGLHYSWYMADEPDGERLLNAAGTDSRRLPVVVTERGDPLVEPTDAELADKLGLTTTPSQEFYDLIVIGGGPAGLAAAVYGASEGLRTVLIERTATGGQAGQSSRIENYLGFPDGVSGGQLAERARRQAEKFGAELITARTAVALEVNGAKRTVRFADGGSVDAHAVILATGVSYRQLAADGCTELTGCGVYYGAAVSVAPDCEGEEVYVIGGANSAGQAAMYLSRTAKSVNIVVRAPSLEASMSYYLIQQIEANPKINVLTCTEVKRASGDGHLEKLTLVNNRTEVTEEVTCGRMFIFIGAAPRTDWLDGVLARDDHGFILTGPDLRNVCGWTLDRPPHHLETSVPGVFATGDVRAASAKRVAAAVGEGSMAVMLVHRYLAES, from the coding sequence ATGACAAGTCCCCTGGATGGCGCCGCACTGTCGCGCAAACCCGTGATATTGACCGTCGACGACGATCCCTCGGTCTCCCGAGCGGTCGCCCGCGATTTGCGCCGCAAATACGGCGAGGAGCACCGGATCGTCCGCGCGGAATCGGGTCAAGAAGCGCTCGACGTCCTCAAGCAACTCAAGCTGCGCGGCGAGACGGTCGCGACGCTGATCGCCGACTACCGGATGCCGCAGATGACCGGCATCGAATTTCTCGAGCAGGCCATGGACCTCTACCCGCTGGCGCGGCGGATCCTGCTGACCGCCTACGCCGACACACACGCCGCGATCGACGCGATCAACGTGGTCGACCTCGATCACTACCTGCTCAAGCCGTGGGATCCGCCGGAGGAAAAGCTCTACCCCGTCGTCGACGCACTGCTGGAGGCGTGGCGGGCGGCACCGGAACACCCGGTCCCGCACACCAAGGTGATCGGACATCGGTGGTCGGCGCGGTCCTGGGAGGTTCGCGACTTCCTGGCCCGCAACGGGCTGCACTATTCCTGGTACATGGCTGACGAACCCGACGGCGAACGGTTGCTCAACGCCGCCGGCACGGACAGCCGCCGGCTGCCCGTCGTCGTCACCGAACGCGGCGACCCGCTGGTGGAACCGACCGACGCCGAACTGGCCGACAAGCTGGGCCTGACCACCACGCCCTCGCAGGAGTTTTACGACCTGATCGTGATCGGCGGTGGGCCCGCGGGTCTGGCCGCCGCGGTGTACGGCGCCTCCGAGGGACTCCGCACCGTGCTCATCGAACGCACCGCGACGGGCGGTCAGGCGGGGCAGAGCTCACGGATCGAGAACTATCTGGGCTTCCCGGACGGGGTGTCGGGCGGGCAGCTGGCCGAGCGCGCGCGGCGGCAGGCCGAGAAGTTCGGCGCCGAACTGATTACCGCCCGCACTGCGGTCGCGCTCGAGGTGAACGGAGCCAAACGCACCGTTCGCTTCGCCGACGGCGGCTCGGTCGACGCGCACGCGGTCATCCTGGCCACCGGGGTCTCCTACCGTCAGCTGGCCGCCGACGGCTGCACCGAGCTGACCGGCTGCGGCGTCTATTACGGCGCCGCCGTCTCCGTCGCCCCGGACTGCGAAGGCGAAGAGGTGTACGTGATCGGCGGCGCCAACTCGGCCGGTCAGGCCGCGATGTATTTGTCGCGGACCGCAAAATCGGTCAACATCGTCGTCCGCGCCCCGTCGCTGGAGGCCTCGATGTCCTACTACCTGATCCAGCAGATCGAGGCCAACCCCAAGATCAACGTGCTGACCTGCACCGAAGTCAAGCGCGCCAGCGGCGACGGCCACCTGGAAAAGCTGACGCTGGTCAACAACCGCACCGAGGTGACCGAGGAGGTCACCTGCGGCCGGATGTTCATCTTCATCGGGGCCGCGCCGCGCACCGACTGGCTGGACGGGGTGCTCGCCCGCGACGACCACGGTTTCATCCTCACCGGGCCCGATCTGCGCAACGTGTGCGGCTGGACGCTGGACCGCCCGCCGCACCACCTGGAGACCAGCGTGCCGGGTGTGTTCGCCACCGGCGACGTCCGCGCCGCATCCGCGAAACGGGTGGCGGCCGCCGTCGGTGAGGGATCGATGGCGGTGATGCTCGTCCACCGCTACCTGGCTGAGTCGTAG